In the genome of Vanacampus margaritifer isolate UIUO_Vmar chromosome 1, RoL_Vmar_1.0, whole genome shotgun sequence, one region contains:
- the LOC144042157 gene encoding E3 ubiquitin-protein ligase TRIM35-like produces MAGIYADELRCPTCLEIFKDPVMLKCSHSLCRACVKQWWKRKLIHSCPVCRKICSPGNVTVNLTLKNVCEIFKQASLESEAICSLHEEKKKLFCLDHQECVCLICRDAQAHIGHKFCSLDDVAQDHREKLGTALQKVKEKLENVTTVRNNCNEQAEYIKVQRDQVESKIKKTFAELKRFLQAEESAKLREVREEEQKKSQMMKEKIELLSKDIAVLSDTIRTTEKQLASADHVSFMESYQITMTRIQQLPDKPKLIPGALLDEAKHLGNLKFTVWERMKEMVSYSPVILDPNTASPQFNLSEDLTSVSFNTEKQRPWNLERYQYWHRVLGSALSSGTHVWDVEVGDNTDWVVGVVSGDSRLPHSTFVWGIRLCNDTYSAVSLPYKCKNLPIKVKVRWIRVKVDGDTRSLSFSDSVTNTELYRRENVPNWPKLNGNWTMYPYLYTNDKGPLKIMQLTPCVTTN; encoded by the coding sequence ATGGCTGGAATATATGCGGATGAGCTCCGCTGTCCAACCTGTCTGGAAATCTTTAAAGATCCCGTCATGCTGAAATGCAGCCACAGCTTATGTCGAGCGTGTGTGAAGCAGTGGTGGAAAcgcaaactcattcactcgtgTCCAGTCTGTAGGAAAATTTGTTCACCGGGGAACGTGACTGTGAATTTGACACTGAAGAACGTGTGTGAGATCTTTAAACAAGCCTCGCTGGAGTCAGAGGCCATCTGCAGTTTACACGAGGagaaaaagaaactattctgtcTGGACCACCAGGAGTGCGTGTGCCTCATCTGCCGAGATGCGCAAGCCCACATCGGCCACAAGTTCTGCTCCCTTGATGACGTTGCGCAGGATCACAGAGAGAAACTCGGCACAGCCCtgcaaaaagtcaaagaaaaactGGAAAATGTTACTACGGTCCGAAACAACTGCAATGAACAAGCAGAGTACATCAAGGTCCAGAGGGACCAGGTTGAAAGCAAGATTAAGAAGACCTTTGCGGAGCTTAAACGTTTCCTCCAGGCCGAGGAGTCGGCCAAGCTGAGGGAGGTGCGGGAGGAAGAGCAGAAGAAGAGTCAGATGATGAAGGAGAAGATTGAGCTTCTCAGCAAAGACATTGCCGTTCTCTCAGACACGATCCGAACCACCGAGAAGCAGCTGGCCTCTGCTGACCACGTTTCCTTCATGGAGAGCTACCAGATTACGATGACCAGAATCCAACAGCTGCCTGACAAGCCCAAGCTGATTCCAGGAGCTTTGCTGGATGAAGCCAAACATCTAGGCAACCTCAAGTTCACCGTGTGGGAACGAATGAAGGAGATGGTATCCTATAGTCCCGTGATTCTGGACCCAAACACGGCCTCTCCACAATTCAACCTATCTGAAGATCTGACCAGCGTGAGTTTTAACACCGAAAAGCAACGTCCATGGAATCTAGAGAGGTACCAGTACTGGCAccgtgtcctcggttcggctcTGAGCTCGGGGACGCATGTTTGGGATGTGGAGGTGGGAGACAACACAGATTGGGTAGTGGGGGTGGTTAGTGGGGACTCTCGTTTGCCGCATAGCACCTTTGTATGGGGCATTAGACTCTGTAATGATACATACAGCGCTGTTTCATTACCATATAAATGCAAGAATCTGCCAATCAAAGTGAAAGTGCGCTGGATCCGAGTTAAAGTTGACGGTGACACAAGATCGCTTTCATTCTCGGATTCAGTTACAAACACTGAATTATACAGACGAGAGAATGTTCCCAATTGGCCAAAATTGAATGGTAACTGGACAATGTATCCTTACCTTTACACTAATGACAAAGGTCCTCTGAAAATAATGCAACTTACACCTTGTGTTACGACAAATTAA
- the serpina10b gene encoding protein Z-dependent protease inhibitor, with the protein MLLKMDGCAPKHSQLQIMATYKLKMGFVFALMCLLAPVQQAPIPYSSILNFSFKNVEFAMDLYRKISTNHDENIVFSPLSISTSFAALSLASDGSTYEEILKGLKLQNLEQADQPDLIPKLFQMLHDNISQNGTTKLDQGMSLFVRQHFSIEKTFEEQMESYFYADIKSVDFEDTNASISLINEYIKDKTRGKVTKMVSGIDPTTELMMINTFYFQGGWKMPFNPNFTYNAPFYIDNYNIQQVPMMFKEDKFETMEDTRLGARVLKLPYLEGVAMLILLPNKGVDYNTIDDEITAKRMLGWIKKLQKTKLEINIPKFKMEESYSLHDILPEMGFTNLFSGSANLTKLSKDKGLKVSEVLHKAVIDVDEVGTTAAAATTIGIIPYSLPRTFIVNRPFFFFIYHEDTKSLLFMGRVIDPTKN; encoded by the exons ATGTTACTCAAGATGGATG GTTGTGCGCCCAAACATTCCCAGTTACAAATCATGGCTACATACAAGCTGAAGATGGGCTTTGTTTTTGCGCTGATGTGTCTCCTCGCTCCGGTGCAGCAAGCACCGATTCCCTACTCCAGCATTTTGAATTTCTCCTTCAAAAATGTGGAGTTTGCTATGGACCTCTACCGCAAAATATCCACTAACCACGACGAGAACATCGTTTTCTCCCCTCTGAGCATTTCCACCAGTTTCGCCGCCCTCTCCTTGGCCTCTGATGGCAGCACGTACGAAGAGATACTTAAAGGACTCAAACTGCAGAATCTGGAGCAAGCTGACCAGCCAGATCTTATTCCAAAGTTGTTTCAGATGCTCCACGACAACATCTCGCAAAATGGAACGACGAAACTGGACCAAGGCATGTCCCTCTTTGTCCGCCAGCATTTTAGCATCGAGAAGACGTTTGAGGAACAGATGGAGTCCTATTTTTACGCAGACATCAAGAGTGTAGATTTTGAAGACACAAATGCAAGCATCAGTCTCATTAATGAGTATATAAAAGACAAGACGAGGGGCAAAGTAACAAAAATGGTCTCCGGAATTGATCCAACCACCGAGCTCATGATGatcaatactttttacttccaAG GTGGGTGGAAGATGCCTTTCAACCCCAATTTCACATACAATGCACCCTTCTACATTGACAACTACAATATTCAGCAAGTGCCAATGATGTTCAAAGAGGACAAGTTTGAAACAATGGAAGACACTCGTCTTGGTGCCCGTGTGCTGAAACTGCCCTACCTGGAAGGCGTGGCCATGCTCATCCTGCTGCCTAACAAAGGAGTAGATTACAATACTATCGACGATGAGATCACTGCCAAGAGAATGCTTGGTTGGATCAAAAAACTGCAAAAGAC TAAACTGGAGATCAACATCCCCAAATTTAAGATGGAGGAGTCGTACTCTTTGCACGACATTCTCCCGGAGATGGGTTTCACCAATCTCTTCAGTGGCTCTGCCAATTTGACGAAGCTGAGCAAGGACAAAGGCCTTAAGGTTTCAGAG GTGCTACATAAAGCCGTTATTGATGTGGATGAGGTGGGGACGACTGCAGCCGCTGCCACAACAATTGGCATTATTCCCTACTCACTACCCCGGACCTTCATTGTCAACCGtccgtttttcttcttcatataCCATGAAGACACAAAATCTCTGTTGTTCATGGGCCGGGTGATTGACCCCACCAAGAACTAG
- the atxn3 gene encoding ataxin-3 isoform X1 — protein sequence MQLFYLTVYPPGDAARFGCVVTSEVRVECLTGRAMDAIFHEKQEGSLCAQHCLNNLLQGEYFTPVDLSSIAHQLDEEERIRMAEGGMGSDEYRTFLQQPSGNMDDSGFFSIQVISNALRVWGLELILFNSREYQSLMINPINEKAFICNYKEHWFTIRKLGQQWFNLNSLLTGPELISDTYLALFLAQLQQEGYSIFVVRGNLPDCEAEQILGIMRVQQLQRPKLIGEAQAQTSAGRSAILGQTEMSFGVESDIVDEDEQLKRALTLSRQDIDVEDEEADLRRAIQLSMQGAALTNTSSDCGSGNVNPGSEAAGELQGHNEALTADELRKRRQAYFDRQQNPHQSNIPQQSNITSIENSCTEMDQQQNPSL from the exons ATGCAGTTATTCTACCTGACAG TTTATCCACCAGGAGACGCTGCTCGTTTTGGCTGTGTTGTGACGAGCGAGGTCAGAGTTGAATGTTTGACAGGGAGAGCAATGGATGCCATATTTCACGAGAAA CAAGAGGGCTCTCTTTGCGCCCAGCACTGTCTCAACAACCTACTGCAGGGTGAATACTTCACTCCCGTGGATCTCTCCTCTATTGCGCATCAACTGGATGAAGAGGAGAGGATAAGGATGGCAGAGGGAGGAATGGGCAGCGACGAGTACAGGACCTTTTTACAA CAACCTTCTGGAAACATGGATGACAGTGGGTTCTTTTCGATACAA GTTATTAGCAATGCTCTCAGAGTTTGGGGACTGGAGCTTATCCTCTTCAACAGCCGGGAGTACCAGAGCCTGATGATAAATCCAAT CAATGAAAAAGCCTTCATATGCAATTACAAGGAGCACTGGTTTACTATTCGCAAACTTGGACAACAG TGGTTCAACTTGAATTCCCTTTTGACTGGACCAGAGTTGATCTCCGACACATATTTAGCCCTTTTTCTTGCACAGTTACAGCAAGAGG GTTATTCCATATTTGTGGTCCGAGGAAATCTCCCCGACTGTGAAGCAGAGCAGATTCTTGGGATCATGAGAGTGCAACAACTGCAACGGCCAAAACTTATTGGCGAGGCCCAAGCTCAGACGAGTGCAGG CAGGTCGGCAATACTGGGTCAGACGGAGATGAGCTTTGGTGTGGAGAGTGACATTGTGGATGAAGATGAACAGCTGAAGAGAGCTCTCACACTGAGTAGACAGGATATTGATGTAGAAGATGAGGAAGCAGATCTCCGTAGGGCCATTCAGCTTAGCATGCAAG GAGCTGCATTGACCAACACTTCTTCAGATTGTGGGAGTGGAAATGTGAACCCCGGCAGCGAGGCTGCAGGAGAACTACAAGGCCACAACGAGGCACTCACAGCAGACGagctgaggaagaggaggcaggCCTATTTTGACCG GCAGCAGAACCCTCACCAGTCTAACATTCCTCAACAAAGCAACATAACATCAATAG AGAACAGTtgcactgaaatggaccaacaACAAAATCCCAGCCTGTGA
- the LOC144042141 gene encoding ubiquitin thioesterase OTUB2-like, whose protein sequence is MEAGSLVSDREDVSVLFGQQKHSSKCQELSGLFSSVRKVRGDGNCFYRAFCFAYLESILHNVKALQRFKEKIITTSEHLSSAGFDQSSFQLHLNTLLNVIEHCEGSEREEMLFRFLNDHVTSDSVVQYLRLLTSAHLQNHADDFCNFVEAPSLQVYCHQEVEAMGMECDHVDILALTQALDICIHIVSMDGEDDQLVHHVIPDGAEPSMHLLHHISHFSILGPRPPP, encoded by the exons ATGGAGGCTGGCAGCCTAGTGTCTGACAGAGAAGATGTCTCTGTGCTCTTCggacaacaaaaacattccagCAAATGTCAA GAGCTGAGCGGCTTGTTCTCCTCCGTGAGGAAAGTGCGAGGCGATGGAAACTGTTTTTACAGAGCCTTTTGTTTCGCCTATTTGGAATCAATCCTGCACAATGTCAAGGCTTTGCAAAG ATTCAAGGAGAAAATCATCACGACGAGTGAACACCTCTCTTCGGCAGGATTTGACCAGAGTTCCTTCCAGCTACACTTGAACACA CTCCTGAATGTCATCGAGCACTGTGAAGGCAGCGAGCGGGAGGAAATGCTGTTCAGGTTCCTCAACGATCACGTCACCTCAGACAGCGTGGTGCAGTACCTGCGCCTGCTCACATCCGCGCACCTGCAGAACCACGCCGACGACTTCTGCAACTTTGTGGAGGCGCCCAGTCTGCAGGTCTACTGTCATCAA GAAGTGGAAGCGATGGGGATGGAGTGCGACCATGTGGACATCCTGGCTCTGACTCAGGCACTGGACATCTGCATCCACATCGTCTCGATGGACGGCGAAGACGACCAGTTGGTGCACCACGTTATCCCTGATGGCGCCGAGCCCTCCATGCACCTCCTCCACCACATTTCACACTTTAGCATTCTGGGGCCGCGACCCCCACCCTGA
- the atxn3 gene encoding ataxin-3 isoform X2 → MQLFYLTVYPPGDAARFGCVVTSEVRVECLTGRAMDAIFHEKQEGSLCAQHCLNNLLQGEYFTPVDLSSIAHQLDEEERIRMAEGGMGSDEYRTFLQQPSGNMDDSGFFSIQVISNALRVWGLELILFNSREYQSLMINPINEKAFICNYKEHWFTIRKLGQQWFNLNSLLTGPELISDTYLALFLAQLQQEGYSIFVVRGNLPDCEAEQILGIMRVQQLQRPKLIGEAQAQTSAGSAILGQTEMSFGVESDIVDEDEQLKRALTLSRQDIDVEDEEADLRRAIQLSMQGAALTNTSSDCGSGNVNPGSEAAGELQGHNEALTADELRKRRQAYFDRQQNPHQSNIPQQSNITSIENSCTEMDQQQNPSL, encoded by the exons ATGCAGTTATTCTACCTGACAG TTTATCCACCAGGAGACGCTGCTCGTTTTGGCTGTGTTGTGACGAGCGAGGTCAGAGTTGAATGTTTGACAGGGAGAGCAATGGATGCCATATTTCACGAGAAA CAAGAGGGCTCTCTTTGCGCCCAGCACTGTCTCAACAACCTACTGCAGGGTGAATACTTCACTCCCGTGGATCTCTCCTCTATTGCGCATCAACTGGATGAAGAGGAGAGGATAAGGATGGCAGAGGGAGGAATGGGCAGCGACGAGTACAGGACCTTTTTACAA CAACCTTCTGGAAACATGGATGACAGTGGGTTCTTTTCGATACAA GTTATTAGCAATGCTCTCAGAGTTTGGGGACTGGAGCTTATCCTCTTCAACAGCCGGGAGTACCAGAGCCTGATGATAAATCCAAT CAATGAAAAAGCCTTCATATGCAATTACAAGGAGCACTGGTTTACTATTCGCAAACTTGGACAACAG TGGTTCAACTTGAATTCCCTTTTGACTGGACCAGAGTTGATCTCCGACACATATTTAGCCCTTTTTCTTGCACAGTTACAGCAAGAGG GTTATTCCATATTTGTGGTCCGAGGAAATCTCCCCGACTGTGAAGCAGAGCAGATTCTTGGGATCATGAGAGTGCAACAACTGCAACGGCCAAAACTTATTGGCGAGGCCCAAGCTCAGACGAGTGCAGG GTCGGCAATACTGGGTCAGACGGAGATGAGCTTTGGTGTGGAGAGTGACATTGTGGATGAAGATGAACAGCTGAAGAGAGCTCTCACACTGAGTAGACAGGATATTGATGTAGAAGATGAGGAAGCAGATCTCCGTAGGGCCATTCAGCTTAGCATGCAAG GAGCTGCATTGACCAACACTTCTTCAGATTGTGGGAGTGGAAATGTGAACCCCGGCAGCGAGGCTGCAGGAGAACTACAAGGCCACAACGAGGCACTCACAGCAGACGagctgaggaagaggaggcaggCCTATTTTGACCG GCAGCAGAACCCTCACCAGTCTAACATTCCTCAACAAAGCAACATAACATCAATAG AGAACAGTtgcactgaaatggaccaacaACAAAATCCCAGCCTGTGA
- the ddx24 gene encoding ATP-dependent RNA helicase DDX24: MDTKKSKKKRMSFAAPKQKKRSIQVKGQWTAVNLDPELFSEEGMLEGLVCCEKLTNYTIVDPNKPVANTENELKGKKKKVKKRKSSEDEVVEKGDVDSKESEKTSEPVKKKKKKKNISENEDETITKLVMENDEMEMKTGQEDTSITAPPATTSLEIKPNLKIKTKTKKKKKKKQKEKETKEHTNSNRNTEKRQKKQVKNWTNAALSGSEVLDADMHAWKDLFVPPVVLKALGSLGFTSPTPIQALVLPPAIRDRMDILGAAETGSGKTLAFGIPMIHNILEWKESLQNPADDRAEPDTTDHASLTESPEVDPEDRDQEEPGPADEGESAQDASEDDDDQDQDGRLGCVQVIEDVEFTADTAAIEKNSAVGQARPLLGLVLTPTRELAVQVKHHIDAMARFTDIRTAIVVGGMAQQKQRRILNYRPEIVIATPGRLWDLIKERHPHLLNLRHLKSLVIDEADRMVERGHFAELESLLEMLNTTYFNPKRQKFVFSATLTMSHSLPTRVLQKKKKEQLTDKVALLMEKVGIKSKPKVIDLTRKQATVETLTETQIHCQKEDKDFFLYYFLLQYPGRTMVFANSIDCIKRLNSLLIILDCTPLPLHANMHQKQRLKNLERFAERESCVLLTTDVAARGLDIPNVQHVIHYQVPRTSETYVHRSGRTARATNEGLSLLLIGPDDVMNFKKIYRNLGKDEELPTFPVEIQFMEAIKERVNLARKIEKIEFYNSRQKHHNSWLRQTAEAMDMALDEDLLLGKGRDEDDDREQQKMVKGMKKHLKYLISQPVFKSLTKTKYPTQMGRLCLDNLPVAGEQNAISSLSVQQNQRKSGLPQHKKRKQKKGQH, encoded by the exons atggatACAAAGAAGTCGAAAAAGAAGCGAATGAGCTTCGCGGCGCCCAAGCAGAAAAAACGGAGCATTCAAGTAAAGGGTCAATGGACGGCGGTGAACTTGGATCCAGAACTATTCTCCGAGGAGGGCATGCTGGAGGGACTGGTTTGTTGTGAAAAACTGACAAATTACACTATAGTGGACCCCAACAAGCCTGTTGCTAATACAGAGAATGAACTTaaaggtaaaaagaaaaaagtaaagaaaagaaagtctaGTGAAGATGAGGTGGTTGAAAAGGGGGACGTGGACAGCAAAGAATCAGAGAAGACTTCCGAACCTgtcaagaaaaagaagaagaaaaagaacatttcaGAAAACGAAGATGAGACCATCACGAAGCTGGTGATGGAGAATGatgaaatggaaatgaaaaccgGTCAAGAGGACACGTCCATAACTGCACCACCAGCCACTACTAGCTTAGAAATTAAACCAAATCTCAAGataaagactaaaacaaagaagaagaagaagaagaagcaaaaagaaaaggaaacaaaGGAACATACCAACTCCAATCGAAATACagagaaaaggcaaaaaaaacaagtgaaaaaCTGGACTAATGCCGCCCTTTCAGGCTCTGAAGTGTTAGACGCTGATATGCATGCATGGAAAGACCTGTTTGTACCACCTGTTGTGCTCAAGGCCCTCGGCAGCCTGGGCTTCACATCGCCGACCCCAATTCAAGCCCTGGTGCTGCCTCCAGCCATCAGAGATCGTATGGATATATTAGGAGCAGCTGAGACTG GAAGTGGTAAAACATTAGCTTTTGGCATTCCCATGATCCATAACATCCTGGAGTGGAAAGAAAGCCTTCAAAACCCAGCAGATGACCGTGCGGAACCAGACACAACGGATCATGCAAGCTTGACAGAGTCCCCTGAAGTTGATCCAGAGGACCGGGACCAGGAAGAACCTGGGCCGGCTGACGAAGGCGAATCTGCGCAAGATGCCAGTGAGGATGATGACGATCAAGATCAGGATGGGAGGCTTGGGTGCGTGCAGGTCATCGAAGACGTTGAATTTACCGCCGACACCGCCGCCATAGAGAAGAACAGCGCTGTTGGTCAGGCTCGGCCACTGCTTGGATTGGTCCTCACCCCCACCAGGGAGTTGGCAGTGCAGGTCAAACACCACATAGATGCAATGGCCAGGTTCACTG ACATCAGGACAGCCATTGTGGTGGGTGGGATGGCTCAACAGAAGCAGAGGAGGATCTTAAATTACAGACCAGAAATCGTCATCGCCACTCCTGGACGACTGTGGGACTTGATCAAGGAGCGACATCCACATCTTCTCAACCTCCGACATCTCAA GAGCCTCGTGATCGACGAAGCCGACCGCATGGTAGAACGAGGCCACTTCGCCGAGCTGGAGTCTCTGCTGGAGATGCTGAACACCACCTACTTCAATCCCAAGAGGCAAAAATTTGTCTTCTCCGCCACGCTGACCATGAGCCACAGCCTACCCACGCGCGTgctgcagaagaagaagaaggagcagCTGACCGACAAGGTGGCGCTCCTCATGGAGAAAGTGGGCATCAAGTCCAAGCCCAAAGTCATCGACCTGACCAGGAAGCAGGCCACTGTGGAGACCTTGACCGAGACGCAGATACACTGTCAGAAAGAAGACAAGGACTTTTTCCTCTATTACTTCCTGTTGCAGTACCCCGGGCGCACCATGGTGTTCGCCAACAGCATCGACTGCATCAAGCGACTTAACTCGCTGCTGATCATTCTGGACTGCACGCCGCTGCCGCTGCACGCCAACATGCACCAGAAGCAGCGGCTGAAAAACCTGGAGAGGTTTGCTGAGAGGGAGAG TTGTGTATTGCTGACGACTGACGTGGCGGCAAGAGGGCTGGATATCCCCAATGTGCAGCATGTCATTCACTACCAG GTTCCTCGGACATCCGAAACATACGTCCATCGTAGTGGCAGAACGGCCAGAGCGACAAATGAGGGTCTCAGTTTGCTGCTCATCGGCCCTGACGACGTGATGAACTTCAAAAAGATTTACAGGAACCTCGGAAAGGATGAGGAGCTTCCCACTTTCCCTGTCGAGATCCAATTCATGGAGGCAATCAAG GAGCGTGTAAACTTAGCCAGAAAGATAGAAAAGATTGAGTTCTACAACAGCAGGCAAAAACATCACAACTCCTGGCTCAGGCAAACCGCAGAAGCTATGGACATGGCCCTCGACGAAGACCTCTTGCTAG GCAAAGGGAGGGATGAGGACGATGACCGGGagcaacagaaaatggttaaaGGGATGAAGAAACACTTGAAGTATCTCATCTCCCAGCCCGTGTTCAAGAGTTTGACCAAGACCAAGTACCCCACTCAGATGGGACGCCTGTGCCTGGATAACCTGCCTGTCGCGGGGGAACAAAACGCCATCTCGAGTTTGTCGGTGCAGCAGAATCAAAGGAAGAGTGGTCTGCCACAGCATAAAAAAAGGAAGCAGAAAAAAGGCCAGCACTGA
- the ccdc197 gene encoding uncharacterized protein CCDC197, with protein MTTTSLPFLADHERLKLRVEKKTRNIFITQPDDCRNKEENVNYIPVVTEPPSRILKIGVNTLQRTLVLKKQAELDEVNSILTLKREEFKRNVEELAQRKTELQIKHQETKEKVLQFEKLVSDNEVRRNQAAQQYKAVQEHNLMKQRELEELTKQLQLLRARRLVLKERLSKYKIYEDFLMKTLEYLPKSHLETDSECAAMPIIRRHETMCFTHQQLLRRLGRVEEEVERGRRQLHAMKQGHSLHKLMASKELYELQRELESFKEKNKQAEDKLMKEQGQSRKKAEDVGSLFLAISNLAEQCYLPAYGTLENMSASLMMDMVKEYLVDKADTEKRARKLMVCGSQTTSKTALTDMKAKASMSSFGSKSQLKSQS; from the exons ATGACGACCACTTCGCTTCCTTTCCTGGCTGACCACGAGCGACTGAAGCTCAGAGTAGAGAAGAAGACGAGGAACATTTTTATTACTCAGCCCGATGACTGCAG GAACAAAGAAGAGAATGTGAATTACATCCCAGTTGTAACTGAG CCTCCAAGCAGGATCCTTAAGATTGGCGTGAACACATTACAAAGGACTCTGGTTCTGAAAAAACAAGCCGAGCTGGATGAGGTGAACAGCATTCTCACACTCAAGAGAGAAGAGTTTAAACGAAACGTGGAGGAGCTGGCTCAAAGGAAGACTGAGCTGCAAATAAAACATCAGGAG ACAAAAGAGAAAGTGCTTCAATTTGAAAAGCTTGTGAGTGACAATGAAGTGAGGCGCAATCAAGCTGCGCAGCAGTACAAGGCAGTGCAGgagcacaacctgatgaagcAGCGCGAGCTGGAGGAGCTGACAAAACAACTGCAACTACTTCGAGCCAG GCGGCTCGTTTTAAAGGAGAGATTATCCAAATACAAAATCTACGAGGACTTTTTGATGAAAACGTTGGAGTATCTCCCAAAAA GTCACCTTGAGACCGACTCAGAATGTGCAGCCATGCCCATCATCCGGCGCCATGAGACGATGTGCTTCACTCACCAGCAGCTGTTGCGGCGTTTGGGCCgtgtggaggaggaggtggagcgaGGCAGGCGACAGCTGCACGCCATGAAGCAAGGACACAGCTTGCACAAATTG ATGGCCAGTAAAGAGCTTTATGAACTTCAGAGGGAGTTGGAGAGCTTTAAAGAGAAGAACAAACAGGCAGAGGACAAACTGATGAAGGAGCAGGGACAGTCCAGAAAAAAG GCTGAAGATGTGGGAAGCTTATTTTTGGCCATCAGCAACCTTGCAGAGCAGTGCTACCTGCCAGCGTACGGAACCCTGGAAAACATGAGCGCATCCTTAATGATGGACATGGTGAAG GAGTACCTCGTGGACAAGGCAGATACAGAGAAGAGGGCGAGGAAACTGATGGTGTGTGGTTCCCAAACCACGAGTAAAACAGCCTTGACTGACATGAAAGCGAAGGCCTCCATGAGCAGCTTTGGCAGTAAAAGTCAACTTAAAAGTCAGAGTTAA